The DNA sequence TCCTCGCCGCGGTGGGCGGGCAGGCAGTGCATGAGACGCGCGTCGCTTCCCGCGAGGAGGTCGTCGTCGACCTGAAACCCGCCATCCTCGAACGCGGCGAGCTTCTCGTTTCGACTCCCCTCCTCGCCCATGCTGACCCAGACGTCGGTACAGACCACGTCGGCGTCCGCGACCGCTTGTTCGGGATCGTCGGTCACCGTCGGCGCGCGTCCGAGTTCCGCTGCACGGTCGCGGACCTCCTCACTGACGCCGTACTCGGGCGGGGTGGCCACCGTGAGGTCGACCCCGGCGAGCGCACAGCCCAGGGCGAACGACTGGGCGACGTTGTTGCCGTCGCCGACCCAGGCCACTTGTGCATCGAACCCGACCGTCTCGCGGATCGTCAGCAGGTCCGCGAGGGTCTGGCAGGGGTGGGCGTCGTCGGTGAGGCCGTTCACGACCGGAACGCCTGCGTGGGTGGCGAGTTCCTCCAGGTCCGCGTGGTCGAACAGCCGCACCATCACGCAGTCGACGTAGCCCGAGAGGGTGCGAGCGATGTCCTTCAGGGGTTCGCGCCCGCCGAGCCCGATGTCGTCCGGCCCGAGGAAGACCGCGTGGCCGCCGAGCTGGGTCATCCCGGTCTCGAAGGAGACCCGCGTTCTGGTCGACGGTTTCTCGAAGACCATTCCAAGAGTTTGGCGTTCGAGGACGGGATGTGGTTCGCCACGCTTGACCTGCGATTTGAACCCGCTCGCGAC is a window from the Halococcus hamelinensis 100A6 genome containing:
- the argF gene encoding ornithine carbamoyltransferase, with translation MSLETGGVRHFTDIDDLSSTDLETVLDVASGFKSQVKRGEPHPVLERQTLGMVFEKPSTRTRVSFETGMTQLGGHAVFLGPDDIGLGGREPLKDIARTLSGYVDCVMVRLFDHADLEELATHAGVPVVNGLTDDAHPCQTLADLLTIRETVGFDAQVAWVGDGNNVAQSFALGCALAGVDLTVATPPEYGVSEEVRDRAAELGRAPTVTDDPEQAVADADVVCTDVWVSMGEEGSRNEKLAAFEDGGFQVDDDLLAGSDARLMHCLPAHRGEEVTSAVLESDRELVWQQAENRLHAQKGLLVFLLDAV